The Azospirillum baldaniorum genome segment TCTGGTGGGCGCTGCCGCTGTCGGCGGCGGGGCTGCCCATCCTGCTGGCGATGTTCACCGGCTTCGCCACGCTGCTGGTCTGGGTGCTGCGGGGCAGGGGGATGGGGCAGGGGCTGGGGAAGGTGGTCCTGTTCGCCGCCTCCTGGGCGCTGTTCGAATGGCTGCGCGGCCACGTCTTCACCGGCTTCCCGTGGAACCTCGTCGGCTATGGCTGGACGGGCTTTCTGCCGGTTTTGCAAGGCGTCTCGCTGATCGGCATCTACGGCCTCAGCCTGCTGACCGTGCTGGTGGCGTCGCTGCCGGCGGGCTTGGCCGACGCCGCGGTGCCGCGCCGCCGCGCCTGGGGGGCGCTGGCCGCCGGGCTGGCGCTGTTCACGGCGCTTGGCGCCTGGGGCGGGCTGCGGCTGGCCGGCGCGTCGGACGCGGCGGTGCCCGGCGTGCGGTTGCGGCTCGTTCAGCCGGCCATCGACCAGCGGCTGAAATGGGCGGCGGGCGAGCGGGTGCGCAACGTCCAGCAGCAGATGGAACTCTCCGTGTCCTCATCCGGTGAGCCGGTCACCCATGTGATCTGGGCGGAGACCGCGGTGCCGCTGTTCCTCGACCAGGACGCCCGCCTGCGCCAGGCCCTGGGGTCGGTCACGCCGCCCGGCGGGCTGCTCATCACCGGGGTGCCGCGCATGGAGGCGGGACCGGAGGGCGAGCCGCTTTATTACAACAGTCTGGCGGCGGTCGACGGCAGCGGCGCGGTGACGGGGCGCTTCGACAAGTTCCACCTTGTGCCGTTCGGCGAGTACATGCCCCTGCGCCGCTGGCTGCCGGTCGGGGCGATCGCCGGCAACGGGGCGGAGTTCTCCGCCGGGCCGGGGCCGGTGTCGCTCGATCTCAAGGGCCTGCCGCCGGTCAGCCCGCTGATCTGCTACGAGGTGATCTTCCCCGGCGCCGTGCTGCCCGCCGCGCAGGATGGCGCCGGACGGCCGCGCTGGATGCTGAACCTGACCAACGACGCCTGGTACGGCAACACCGCCGGCCCGTACCAGCATTTCGCCATCGCCCGGACCCGCGCGGTGGAGGAGGGGATGCCGTTGGTCCGCGTTGCCAACACCGGCATCTCCGGCGTGGTGGACGCACACGGCCGCATCACAGCCATGCTGCCGCTTGGTCACAGGGGTGTGGTCGATGCGGCCTTGCCGGAAGCCCTGCCCGCCCCCACTCTCTACGGGCGTGTGGGCGACGGCGCGTTTGGGTTGCTTCTTTTGACCTGTTTCGCGGTGGGCCTGCGCGCACGACATCGCAGTTAGCGCAACCGAGACTCTTTTTTCAATCACGCGCATCGGGAGCGCTCGGGCGCGCTTGACTGCATACATGGATATGTCGTATCAAGGTTGCACAACTGTTTCAGGGAATTAGAGCAATGCAAGCAACGCCAGCGCGGGGCCGCCGGGCCACTGCCGGCCGTCCCAAGACGGGAAAGCCGAACCCGATCGACGTTCACGTCGGTTCCCGCGTCCGGTTGCGCCGGACCCTTCTGGGCATGAGCCAGGAAAAGCTGGGCGAGGCCATCGGCCTGACCTTCCAGCAGGTGCAGAAGTACGAGCGCGGCGCCAACCGCATCGGCGCGTCGCGTCTGTTCGACCTCAGCCGCGTCCTGGACGTGCCGGTGTCCTTCTTCTTCGACGACATGCCGGCGGAAGCCGCCGCGGCTCCGGTTGACGACGAGGAAGGCGGCGCGGCCGGCTTCGAGGAGCGTTCGGGCGGCTACGAGCCGGATCCGATGGCCAAGCGCGAGACGCTGGAACTGGTGCGCGCCTACTACCGCATCAACGACCCGTCGGTGCGCAAGCGCCTGTTCGAGCTGACCAAGGCCGTTGCCAATTCCGGCATGGTCGAAGCGGCCGAATAACACGGTTTAGAGACCTGAGCCGAACAACCGGAAGCAATCCGGACGGCAGGAAGATTGGGGAACGCGGCCCTCCGGCCCGTTCCCCGATGTCGTTTTAAAGCGAATTTCCGGCGGTCTCCCCCAACCCCGGGGAGATTGCTTGACCTGGAACGCAAACCTTGCCACATACGGAAAATGACTGGCTTTCCGTGGGTGCTGCGCCGGTCTCCCAATTTACTTTTGTTGAATAGCCCCCGCCCATTGCCGAGGTTCGTCGTGGCCAAGCTCAACTACGTGTTCACCAGCGAGTCCGTGTCCGAAGGCCATCCGGACAAGGTGTGCGACCGCATCTCCGACGCCATCGTCGATCTGTACCTGTCGCACGATCCCTACGCCCGCGTGGCGGTGGAAACGCTGGCGACCACCAACCAGATCGTGCTGGCTGGTGAGGTGCGCGGGCCGGAGAGCATCACCCCCGACATGCTGGTCCAGGTCGCCCGCGCCGCGGTGAAGGACATCGGCTACGAGCAGGACGGCTTCCATTGGGAGAAGATGGACGTCAAGTGCTTCGTCCATTCGCAGTCCGCCGACATCGCGGTCGGCGTCGACGCCGCGGGTGAGAAGGACGAGGGCGCCGGCGACCAGGGCATCATGTTCGGTTACGCCTGCAACGAGACCCCGGCCCTGATGCCGGCGCCGATCTACTACAGCCACGCCATCCTGAAGTCGCTGGCCGAGGCCCGCCATTCCGGCTCCGCCCCGCAGCTCGGCCCCGACGCCAAGAGCCAGGTGACGCTGCAGTACGAGAACGGCAAGCCGGTGCGCGCCACCGCGGTGGTCGTCTCCACCCAGCACGCCGACGGCCTGACCCAGGAGGAGGTGCGCGAGATCGTCCGTCCGCACGTCCTGAACGTCCTGCCCGCCGGCTGGATGTGCGACGAGGCGAACTTCTACGTCAACCCGACCGGCCGCTTCGTCATCGGCGGTCCGGACGGCGACGCCGGCCTGACCGGGCGCAAGATCATCGTCGACACCTACGGCGGTGCCGCGCCGCACGGCGGCGGCGCCTTCTCCGGCAAGGACCCGACCAAGGTCGACCGTTCCGCCGCCTACGCCGCGCGTTACCTAGCCAAGAACGTGGTCGCCGCCGGCCTGGCCGAGCGTTGCACGATCCAGCTCTCCTACGCCATCGGCGTGTCGAAGCCGCTGTCGGTCTATGTCGACACCCACGGCACCGGCACGGTCGACGAGGACCGGCTGTCGGAGGTCCTGCAGAAGCTGGTGGACCTGTCCCCGCGCGGCATCCGCACGCATCTCGGCCTGAACAAGCCGGTCTACGCCCGCACCGCCGCCTACGGCCATTTCGGCCGCGAGGCCGAGGCCGACGGCGGCTTCTCCTGGGAGAAGACCGACCTCGTCAACGACCTGCGCGCCGCCTTCTTCTAAGACAGGCTTCTTCTAAGACCGGACCCGTCCGTCCGGGATGCAGGGGCCATGCGGCCCCTGCATTCGTTTTGGGACCTTGCTGTCACGATGACCGACTCCTTCCTGGACTCGTCCAAAAGGCTCTACGGGCGGCGCAAGGGGCGCCCGCTCCGCAAGCGCAAGACCGAACTGCTCGACGGGCTTTTGCCGTCGCTGGAAATCCCGGTGCCTCAGCCGGGCGACCGGATCGACCCCCACGCCCTGTTCGCCAACCCCATGCGCGACGTCTGGCTGGAGGTCGGCTTCGGCAGCGGCCACCACATGGCGTGGCAGGCGGCGAACAACCGCGACGTCGGGGTGATCGGGGCGGAGCCCTTCATCAACGGCGTGGCCGGCCTGCTCAAGCTGGTGGACGACGAGGGCGTGCAGGACAATGTCCGCGTCCTTCCGGACGACGCCCGCCCGCTGCTCGACGCCCTGCCGGACGCCTCCATCGGGCGCGCCTTCGTGCTGTTCGCCGATCCCTGGCCGAAGAAACGCCACTGGGAGCGCCGCTTCATCGGTCCGGACAACCTGCCGCGCCTCGCGCGCGTGCTGAAGGACGGGGCGGAGCTGCGTCTGGCCAGCGACGACATGGGGCTGGTGCGCTGGATGCTGGAGCACACGGTCCGGCACCCCGATTTCGAATGGACCGCCCGCGGCCCGTCCGACTGGCGCCACCGCATCGCGGACTGGCCGCCCACCCGCTATGAGGAAAAGGCCATCGAGGCCGGGCGAAAGCCGGTCTTCCTGCGCTTCATCCGCAAGGCGCGCTTGCCGGGGTCGAACACCGCCCTTTGACGGGCTGGCCTGGGCGGCGTTTCATGGAATCGCGGCCCGTCGAAACGGAGTATGACGGAAGTCGGCTTTGACGCTGGTGGCGCGCCTATGCATAATGAAAGAATCGTTCTGTAAGGTGCTTGGCGCGCCTTCCGGCTTGACCATCAAGGGGCGCTCAGGCGCCCCTCGCGATTCTGGGGTTTGCCTTGAGGTCGGTGATGAGCGGCGAGCAGAGCCAGGTGCAGAACATCAAGGACGAAATCGCCGAACGCTATCCGGACGTGACCCTGTCCGACGCGACGGCAAGGCGATTCGCACGCGTTCTCGAGACGCTCGACGCCGACCTGACGCTTAAGCCGAAGAAAGTCGAAGCGGAGTTATCCGACGCCCTTGCCGCTATTCGAGCAAAGCGCTGACTTGCTGTTCGCGCCACTCGGCGCCACGAAGCGCGGTCTTCTGCGCTTCTTTAAGTTCCTGCGGATCGACGGGCGACCAAACCGATCGTTTCATCCGAACGAGCAACCGGCGCTGCTGTCCGATCGTCAGCCTCCGACCGGAGCCGGGCGTCCGTTCAGCCACGCCTTTTTCATCCACATGCGACATGAAACCATAGATATCATGAACGAGTCTGCGGATATCCCGTCCAAGCAGCCTGTAGCTGCGTGCCGTTCTTTTCTTTCTCATGAATTCAACCCTGAGGAATTGGAACGTGGCTGGACTTCACAATCAGCTTGGATTGAGGAAGAAATCCCTCGTCTTCTGGTCGGATAGAATCCGATCAATCTTTTGGATGTTTTCGGATATGTCATCCATGATAGCTTGGTCCTCCAAAAGCGCCCCGACCAGCCGCTTGTTCGCAATGTATTTGTAAGCTGTCCTCGCCTCGGATCTCCGTCCGCCGACGCAGACGTCTCGATAAGACAATGGATTTGGGTTTCCGGCTTTGGCCAGGAAGCGTGCCCATTTGCGATCGAACTTTCTTTTTTCTTTATACACTTCAAGAAGGCACACCGCATAGACAACAGCGCGAAGATGTTTTTCTTCGATGTTGTCCAGCGTTCGATAGCTTTTAAGTGAAAATTCTATCAAGTCCGGCAGGCTGAACACCGGATCGCTGCTTTCGAAGCCGAACTCACGGATGATCTTCGCAATTTCGTTACGCATGGCAACGCATGCCTTTTTAGCTGCATTTTCGTCGATTGTTGCGTGCTTTGAAGGTGTTGTCAACGAGCCTTCACCCGCGATGCATTGCCAATCCGGTGAATTCAATCACCCATGCGGGTGACCGGGCCACCGGTTTCCACCACCGGCTCGTCGTAATGCTCCACCACCGGGAACGGGTCATAGAAATGGTGGAGCAGGGCCTTCCAGCGGGCGTAGCGGTCGGACCCGCGGAATCTGGCGGTGTGGTCTTCCAGCCGCTCCCAGCGGACGAGCAGAAGGTAGCGGTCGGCCGCCTCCAGGCAGGGCCGCAGTTC includes the following:
- the lnt gene encoding apolipoprotein N-acyltransferase yields the protein MTATDMTTPPARLGRLSAGLAGLTGWRRLLAAAGFGGLATLALPPAGAVPLLLIAFPGLLWLLDGARTKRQAFAVGWFFGFGHHLLGLYWISAALFTDIERFWWALPLSAAGLPILLAMFTGFATLLVWVLRGRGMGQGLGKVVLFAASWALFEWLRGHVFTGFPWNLVGYGWTGFLPVLQGVSLIGIYGLSLLTVLVASLPAGLADAAVPRRRAWGALAAGLALFTALGAWGGLRLAGASDAAVPGVRLRLVQPAIDQRLKWAAGERVRNVQQQMELSVSSSGEPVTHVIWAETAVPLFLDQDARLRQALGSVTPPGGLLITGVPRMEAGPEGEPLYYNSLAAVDGSGAVTGRFDKFHLVPFGEYMPLRRWLPVGAIAGNGAEFSAGPGPVSLDLKGLPPVSPLICYEVIFPGAVLPAAQDGAGRPRWMLNLTNDAWYGNTAGPYQHFAIARTRAVEEGMPLVRVANTGISGVVDAHGRITAMLPLGHRGVVDAALPEALPAPTLYGRVGDGAFGLLLLTCFAVGLRARHRS
- a CDS encoding helix-turn-helix domain-containing protein — its product is MQATPARGRRATAGRPKTGKPNPIDVHVGSRVRLRRTLLGMSQEKLGEAIGLTFQQVQKYERGANRIGASRLFDLSRVLDVPVSFFFDDMPAEAAAAPVDDEEGGAAGFEERSGGYEPDPMAKRETLELVRAYYRINDPSVRKRLFELTKAVANSGMVEAAE
- the metK gene encoding methionine adenosyltransferase, which produces MAKLNYVFTSESVSEGHPDKVCDRISDAIVDLYLSHDPYARVAVETLATTNQIVLAGEVRGPESITPDMLVQVARAAVKDIGYEQDGFHWEKMDVKCFVHSQSADIAVGVDAAGEKDEGAGDQGIMFGYACNETPALMPAPIYYSHAILKSLAEARHSGSAPQLGPDAKSQVTLQYENGKPVRATAVVVSTQHADGLTQEEVREIVRPHVLNVLPAGWMCDEANFYVNPTGRFVIGGPDGDAGLTGRKIIVDTYGGAAPHGGGAFSGKDPTKVDRSAAYAARYLAKNVVAAGLAERCTIQLSYAIGVSKPLSVYVDTHGTGTVDEDRLSEVLQKLVDLSPRGIRTHLGLNKPVYARTAAYGHFGREAEADGGFSWEKTDLVNDLRAAFF
- the trmB gene encoding tRNA (guanine(46)-N(7))-methyltransferase TrmB — its product is MTDSFLDSSKRLYGRRKGRPLRKRKTELLDGLLPSLEIPVPQPGDRIDPHALFANPMRDVWLEVGFGSGHHMAWQAANNRDVGVIGAEPFINGVAGLLKLVDDEGVQDNVRVLPDDARPLLDALPDASIGRAFVLFADPWPKKRHWERRFIGPDNLPRLARVLKDGAELRLASDDMGLVRWMLEHTVRHPDFEWTARGPSDWRHRIADWPPTRYEEKAIEAGRKPVFLRFIRKARLPGSNTAL
- a CDS encoding antibiotic biosynthesis monooxygenase family protein yields the protein MILEMALLTVKPGEGPAFERTMAEAQPLIAATPGFLGLELRPCLEAADRYLLLVRWERLEDHTARFRGSDRYARWKALLHHFYDPFPVVEHYDEPVVETGGPVTRMGD